In the Clostridium sp. 'White wine YQ' genome, AGAAGGGAAAAAGTTAGTTAAAGATATCAGATTTTCACTTAGCGAGATGGAGGAATTACTTAATAAAGAAATACCACATAACGTAAAGATAGGTATGATAATGCACATATGTTTCCTTATAGATACAATAAAAAATGGTGGGAAAGACAGAGAATTCCCTAATTTAAATAAGTACAGAAGTTCATTTAGTAAAGAATTTATATTAGTTAAACAAGCATTAAAGAATATTGAGAGAGAATATGACTTAAATATTGTTGACTCAGAAATTGCTTTTATAGTTAGAATGATTGTAGAAAATACTAAGACTGTGTATTAGAATATGTCTGTGTATTTAATGTCTTTTTCAGTGTGTAAACCATCTTACACACTGAAAAAATTTCTAAACTAGCAGAATATCTACATTCTTTATGAAATTGAATGAAAATATATTTGGCATGGAACTTGCTTTATAATTTGTGTAATGGTAATTAATTTATAGAATCTTAGATCACAGTTTATAAGGAGGAGTAAGACATGAAAAGAATTTTGTTAATATGTTCAGCAGGTATGTCAACAAGTCTACTAGTTTCAAAAATGCAAGCTGCTGCAAAAGAGCAAGGTATTGAAGTATGGATAAATGCAGTAGCAGAATCAGAACTTAGAAATTATGAAGACCAAATAGATATATTATTATTAGGGCCTCAAGTTAGATTTTTATTAAATAAACTT is a window encoding:
- a CDS encoding PTS sugar transporter subunit IIB, whose protein sequence is MKRILLICSAGMSTSLLVSKMQAAAKEQGIEVWINAVAESELRNYEDQIDILLLGPQVRFLLNKLKAKMEPKGVPVDVINTIDYGTMNGAKVLKFALDKLS